One genomic region from Clostridia bacterium encodes:
- a CDS encoding maltose ABC transporter substrate-binding protein: MSKQVKKVLTAVLAVMMVFTLVVGTAGCGDKTETPTTTDNSGSTKAEETKKVEDAKPIEISFSEFDDPNVFKEDWWKAFLVKFTDANPNIKVKRIHNNDNDIRTNWQTQVAAGQGPDITLAPHDSIGLFATAGTALELDTFMPAEFYAQLNQDVVNQYKFKDKIYGIPYRLGNAVMLIYNKKLVAEAPKTMDELIAKAKELTNAPKQYGLVYDMVEPYFIMGYLGGFGGKVLDDDNNITLNTDAMKKMAQLVYDFKYTHKITPKEANSDVANALFKEGKAAFTICGPWLFKQLKDSKIEYGLAPIPTLNGGGMPAPYSGAKVVILNPKVAKDDARAAAVKKFVEWLNSPESQLAMAKMVAEIPTNLQALEDPYVKNDPDVQGLSEQLKFATPMPNAPEMRAVWDALKAKFALVMSGKLTPEEAPAVFQAEAEKIAKNQLGKK; this comes from the coding sequence ATGTCAAAGCAAGTAAAAAAGGTATTGACAGCTGTGTTGGCCGTAATGATGGTTTTCACTCTCGTAGTAGGTACAGCAGGTTGTGGTGACAAGACAGAAACACCTACAACTACTGACAACAGTGGAAGCACAAAGGCTGAAGAAACAAAGAAAGTGGAAGATGCAAAACCTATTGAGATTTCATTCTCAGAATTTGATGATCCTAACGTTTTCAAAGAAGACTGGTGGAAGGCATTTCTTGTTAAGTTTACAGATGCAAATCCTAACATCAAAGTAAAGAGAATCCACAACAATGACAATGATATTAGAACCAACTGGCAGACACAGGTTGCTGCTGGACAGGGACCTGATATCACTCTTGCACCACATGACAGTATAGGATTGTTTGCAACTGCTGGTACAGCTCTTGAACTTGACACATTTATGCCTGCAGAATTCTATGCTCAGTTAAACCAGGATGTAGTAAATCAGTATAAATTCAAAGATAAAATCTATGGTATCCCTTACAGATTAGGTAATGCAGTAATGCTTATCTACAACAAAAAGCTTGTAGCAGAAGCTCCAAAGACAATGGATGAGCTTATAGCAAAAGCAAAAGAACTTACAAATGCACCTAAACAGTACGGTTTGGTTTATGACATGGTAGAACCATACTTTATAATGGGTTACCTTGGTGGATTCGGCGGTAAGGTATTAGATGATGATAACAACATCACACTTAATACTGACGCTATGAAAAAGATGGCACAACTCGTATATGACTTCAAGTACACTCATAAGATTACTCCTAAGGAAGCAAACTCAGACGTAGCTAACGCTCTCTTCAAAGAAGGTAAAGCAGCGTTTACAATTTGTGGACCATGGCTCTTCAAACAGTTGAAAGATTCAAAGATCGAATATGGTCTTGCTCCTATCCCAACACTTAACGGTGGCGGAATGCCTGCTCCTTACAGTGGTGCGAAGGTTGTCATCTTGAATCCTAAAGTTGCTAAAGATGATGCAAGAGCTGCTGCTGTTAAGAAGTTTGTTGAATGGTTAAATTCACCAGAATCACAGCTCGCTATGGCTAAGATGGTTGCAGAAATTCCTACAAACCTCCAAGCACTTGAAGATCCATACGTTAAGAACGATCCAGACGTACAGGGATTATCGGAACAGTTGAAATTTGCTACTCCAATGCCTAACGCTCCTGAAATGAGAG
- a CDS encoding LacI family transcriptional regulator, with product MRCSMGVTINDIAKVANVSPSTVSRVIANNPRISIATREKILKIMKDMNYHPNMIARSLANKSTKIVGLVVPGTTEKAFQHPFIPEIIRGIISVAHKNDYKILISSATSIKEEKQIVNDLANGGIAEGIILLASRVNDPTITELSKKEFPFVVVGRPSNDQAVNWVDNNNYSIAYNLTKHFIDQGHKRIALIGFSSGVVVTLDRLKGYKKALEDHNIAFDEDLTIEGKFIDDTGYEQMKKLMDKKTGPTGVIACDDFLAFGAIKYLTESGLKIPEDVAVAGFNNTPLSDHFIPPLTSVEVNAFSLGSNAFELLTVGINSDYKSYNRAIVPAELVIRQSTLRKV from the coding sequence ATGAGGTGTAGTATGGGGGTAACAATTAATGATATAGCGAAGGTTGCTAATGTGTCACCTTCAACTGTATCAAGGGTAATCGCAAACAATCCCAGAATCAGTATTGCCACTCGCGAAAAGATATTGAAAATAATGAAGGATATGAATTATCATCCAAACATGATAGCACGTTCGCTGGCAAACAAATCTACAAAGATAGTCGGTCTGGTTGTTCCGGGTACTACAGAAAAAGCATTTCAACATCCTTTTATTCCGGAGATAATAAGAGGAATAATCTCGGTAGCACATAAAAATGACTATAAAATACTGATATCCAGTGCTACAAGTATTAAAGAAGAGAAACAAATAGTTAACGATCTGGCAAATGGGGGGATAGCAGAGGGGATTATACTTCTGGCCTCAAGGGTGAATGACCCCACTATCACTGAGCTTTCAAAGAAAGAATTTCCGTTTGTGGTTGTTGGCAGACCTTCAAATGATCAGGCAGTTAACTGGGTTGATAATAACAATTATTCAATAGCATATAATTTAACAAAACATTTTATAGATCAGGGACATAAAAGAATTGCTTTGATAGGATTTTCTTCAGGGGTTGTTGTTACTCTGGACCGTCTAAAGGGGTACAAAAAAGCTTTAGAGGACCACAATATTGCTTTCGATGAGGATCTTACCATAGAAGGTAAGTTCATTGATGATACAGGATACGAACAAATGAAGAAACTGATGGACAAAAAAACAGGACCAACCGGGGTTATTGCATGTGATGATTTCCTTGCATTTGGAGCAATCAAGTATCTGACAGAATCCGGATTGAAAATTCCGGAGGATGTAGCAGTTGCTGGGTTTAACAATACTCCGCTTTCCGATCATTTTATTCCACCTTTGACATCTGTAGAGGTAAATGCTTTCAGCTTGGGTTCCAATGCATTTGAACTGCTGACAGTGGGTATTAATAGCGACTATAAGAGTTATAACAGGGCTATAGTACCGGCAGAACTGGTGATTCGGCAGTCGACACTCAGAAAAGTATAG